One window of the Parasphingopyxis algicola genome contains the following:
- a CDS encoding adenylate/guanylate cyclase domain-containing protein, which yields MDTSGSDPEQSGRFARLWREVGPLRLSASAVLLILAVLIARLSWALPFTDEIERVLFDVRASYAMERAEQDERITIVTYEEDTLLNTGVRSPLDREILANALRSLDAMQPRAIAIDILIDQPTANDDLLVAALNDMQTPTFLAYVTMESNENLRLQPRQVDFIADLHRRITNDLVQPTSVKLGADNDNVQRSWPEQPADLPPLMANSLVPGNEAYRTHRGSIAYRRPFFENEPPFMKLAIDFFANDEEAAFLSTFITDRYVLIGTDLPDIDRFETPLTRLQGNDPIAGVEVHGHLLAQMLDGTMLRSVPSWVLWATALLVVLCGALTSLSDVRLWKLAVLIAIQAAVIVVVPFTLHRVGVDTQSLPVFGWLGGWIIAFTAIGAAARSVGAEKREYVQGALNKYLPPDVANQIVADPDRLSLRGEKREIYAVFTDLEGFTKLSHAIEPEMVASLLNRYLDKMSEIVLEYGGTIDKFVGDAVVAFWGAPIARPDDADRAAQCAVAMWRFGEEFRKSTPDGVPPIGRTRVGLHCGEAIVGNFGGEERIQYTALGDAMNTAARLESANKQTDTVALASREAVEKVTKVDFRCLGRVTLSGRATPVEIYEPVLEITAGSAAMLDSLYREFEQGHEQAREKIAELAAQNGEDAALQNFAKRLINTEPGGSYVLHGK from the coding sequence ATGGATACGTCCGGAAGCGACCCGGAACAGTCCGGCCGCTTCGCGCGGCTGTGGCGCGAAGTCGGTCCGTTGCGCCTGTCCGCAAGCGCCGTCCTGCTGATCCTTGCCGTGCTCATCGCCCGGCTCAGCTGGGCCCTTCCCTTCACCGACGAGATCGAGCGCGTGCTGTTCGACGTCCGGGCGAGCTATGCGATGGAGCGCGCCGAACAGGATGAACGGATCACCATCGTCACCTATGAGGAGGACACGCTGCTCAACACCGGCGTTCGCTCGCCGCTCGACCGCGAAATTCTCGCCAATGCATTGCGCTCGCTCGATGCCATGCAGCCGCGCGCCATCGCGATCGACATCCTGATCGACCAGCCGACCGCCAATGACGATCTGCTCGTTGCGGCGCTGAACGACATGCAAACGCCGACTTTTCTGGCCTATGTGACGATGGAGAGTAATGAAAACCTGCGTTTGCAGCCGCGCCAGGTCGACTTCATCGCCGATCTGCATCGCCGGATCACCAACGATCTCGTCCAGCCGACGAGCGTCAAGCTCGGTGCGGACAATGACAATGTCCAGCGCAGCTGGCCCGAACAGCCGGCCGACCTCCCGCCGCTGATGGCGAATTCGCTGGTACCCGGGAACGAGGCCTATCGGACGCATCGGGGCAGCATCGCCTATCGGCGGCCCTTCTTCGAGAACGAGCCGCCGTTCATGAAGCTCGCCATCGATTTCTTCGCCAACGACGAGGAGGCGGCGTTCCTGTCGACCTTCATCACCGATCGCTATGTCCTCATCGGCACCGACCTCCCTGATATCGACCGGTTCGAAACCCCGCTCACCCGTCTGCAGGGCAACGACCCGATCGCCGGGGTCGAGGTCCATGGCCATCTGCTCGCCCAGATGCTCGATGGCACGATGCTGCGCAGCGTTCCGTCATGGGTACTGTGGGCGACCGCGCTGCTGGTCGTGTTGTGCGGCGCACTGACCAGTCTGAGCGATGTAAGGCTCTGGAAGCTCGCCGTGCTGATCGCGATCCAGGCGGCGGTCATCGTCGTCGTCCCGTTCACCTTGCATCGCGTCGGCGTCGATACGCAGAGCCTGCCGGTGTTCGGCTGGCTCGGCGGCTGGATCATCGCCTTCACGGCGATCGGCGCGGCGGCGCGATCTGTCGGCGCGGAAAAGCGGGAATATGTGCAGGGCGCGCTCAACAAATATCTGCCGCCCGATGTCGCGAACCAGATCGTCGCGGATCCCGACCGGCTCTCGCTGCGCGGCGAGAAGCGCGAAATCTATGCAGTCTTCACCGATCTCGAAGGTTTTACGAAGCTCAGCCATGCGATCGAACCGGAAATGGTCGCGTCCCTGCTCAACCGCTATCTCGACAAGATGAGCGAGATCGTTCTCGAATATGGCGGGACGATCGACAAGTTCGTGGGCGACGCAGTCGTCGCGTTCTGGGGCGCGCCAATCGCGCGGCCCGACGATGCCGACCGCGCGGCGCAATGTGCGGTGGCCATGTGGCGGTTCGGCGAGGAATTCCGCAAAAGCACGCCGGACGGCGTACCGCCGATCGGGCGGACGCGGGTGGGCCTCCATTGCGGCGAAGCGATCGTCGGTAACTTCGGCGGCGAGGAGCGCATCCAGTATACCGCGCTCGGTGACGCGATGAACACAGCGGCACGCCTCGAAAGCGCGAACAAACAGACGGATACGGTCGCGCTGGCAAGCCGCGAAGCGGTCGAAAAGGTGACCAAGGTCGATTTCCGCTGTCTGGGGCGCGTCACCCTGTCCGGTCGCGCCACGCCGGTGGAAATCTACGAACCTGTGCTGGAAATCACGGCAGGTTCAGCTGCGATGCTCGATAGTCTGTATCGGGAATTCGAGCAGGGACATGAACAGGCGCGCGAGAAAATCGCGGAGCTGGCGGCACAGAATGGCGAGGACGCGGCATTGCAAAACTTCGCCAAGCGCCTGATCAACACGGAACCAGGAGGGAGCTATGTTCTACACGGGAAGTAA
- the cysS gene encoding cysteine--tRNA ligase: MTESHSAPLTLFNSLTRQPEKFRPVHPGEARVYTCGPTVYNYQHIGNMRAYIFADTLGRVLSWKGYELAHIINITDVGHLTSDADAGDDKMEKAASESGKSAWDIAKFYTQAYWRDIERLNIRQPARWSIATEHVEQMIDFAKSIADKHCYELDSGLYFDTSTVPDYGRLARANTDEGESRIDPVEGKRHATDFAIWRKTPEGETRQMEWDSPWGKGAPGWHLECSVMSKMYLGETFDIHTGGIDHREIHHPNEIAQNQAHSCSADTGANIWMHNNFLVDHGGKMSKSAGEFLTLQLLVDKGVHPLAYRLMCLQAHYRSELEFTFDNLLAALTRLKRMVMAVEAIKNRHAELVSASTSQSARTVPTDGWTLKQVQGDEDIRSNIQYLDQIRELDEAISDDLNTPMALLSLEVFLGSKAVDPIVSLKEIAATDAILGLDLLTLTREDLRIRPTSAEITEVEIERQLDLRQNAKANKNFPAADAIRDELAARGVEIMDGDPLRWDWRIDV; the protein is encoded by the coding sequence ATGACCGAGAGCCATTCCGCCCCGCTCACCCTGTTCAACAGCCTGACCCGGCAGCCGGAGAAATTCCGGCCCGTCCATCCCGGCGAGGCGCGCGTCTATACCTGCGGGCCGACCGTCTACAACTACCAGCATATCGGCAATATGCGTGCCTATATCTTCGCCGATACGCTGGGCCGGGTGCTGTCCTGGAAGGGCTATGAACTTGCCCATATCATCAACATCACCGATGTCGGCCATCTGACGTCCGATGCCGATGCGGGCGACGACAAGATGGAGAAGGCGGCAAGCGAAAGCGGCAAATCAGCCTGGGACATCGCGAAATTCTACACACAAGCCTATTGGCGCGACATCGAGCGGCTCAACATCCGCCAGCCGGCCAGATGGTCGATCGCGACCGAGCATGTCGAACAGATGATCGATTTCGCGAAGAGCATTGCGGACAAGCATTGCTACGAGCTCGACAGCGGCCTCTATTTCGATACCTCGACCGTGCCCGATTATGGCCGGCTCGCGCGCGCCAACACCGATGAGGGCGAAAGCCGGATCGATCCGGTCGAGGGCAAGCGCCACGCCACCGATTTCGCCATCTGGCGCAAGACGCCCGAGGGCGAAACGCGGCAGATGGAATGGGATTCCCCCTGGGGCAAGGGCGCACCGGGCTGGCATCTCGAATGCTCGGTGATGAGCAAGATGTATCTCGGCGAAACCTTCGACATCCACACGGGAGGCATCGACCATCGCGAGATCCACCACCCCAACGAGATCGCGCAGAACCAGGCGCATAGCTGCTCGGCCGATACCGGCGCGAATATCTGGATGCACAATAATTTCCTCGTGGATCACGGCGGGAAGATGAGCAAATCAGCGGGCGAGTTCCTGACGCTGCAACTGCTCGTCGATAAGGGCGTCCACCCCCTCGCCTATCGGCTGATGTGCCTCCAGGCCCATTATCGCAGCGAGCTGGAATTTACGTTCGACAATCTGCTCGCGGCGCTGACGCGGTTGAAGCGGATGGTCATGGCGGTCGAGGCTATCAAAAATCGTCATGCTGAACTTGTTTCAGCATCCACTTCGCAATCCGCGCGGACGGTGCCGACGGATGGGTGGACCCTGAAACAAGTTCAGGGTGACGAGGATATACGATCAAACATTCAGTATCTTGATCAGATTCGGGAGCTGGACGAAGCAATTTCGGATGATTTGAATACACCGATGGCACTTCTGAGTTTGGAAGTGTTCTTAGGCTCCAAAGCTGTCGACCCGATAGTCTCGTTGAAAGAAATTGCTGCAACTGACGCTATCTTGGGACTCGACCTCCTCACCTTAACCCGCGAAGACCTGCGCATCCGCCCCACCTCCGCCGAAATCACCGAAGTCGAAATCGAACGTCAACTCGACCTGCGGCAGAACGCCAAGGCCAACAAGAACTTCCCCGCCGCCGATGCTATCCGCGATGAACTTGCCGCCAGGGGCGTCGAGATCATGGATGGCGATCCGCTGCGCTGGGACTGGAGGATAGACGTATGA